TTGATCGACCTGGTGTGCTTGAGCAATGGTGGGATATGGCGCGTTCCCAAAACCTCACCCAGTTTCAATCTGTTCTCAAGCGTTTGCAACTACCTATGTTTACGGTGATGTATGCAGACAAAGATGGGCATATCATGCACCTGTTCAACGGTGATGTTCCAATTCGTTCTCAAGGTGATTTTAAATACTGGGAAGGGATTATTCCTGGTGACACGTCTAAAACACTATGGACGAAAATCCATCCCTACCAAGATTTACCGCGCGTCATTGATCCAAAAAGCGGTTGGTTGCAAAATACTAATGATCCACCTTGGACAACGACGTATCCTACTGCTATTAAAGCAAACAATTACCCTGCTTACATGGCACCGAGTTCCCTAGATTTTCCCGGCAAGTTTCGGACAGAGCGTTCTATAAGAATGCTTTCTGAGGACGACAAAATCTCTTTTGATGAGATGGTGCAATACAAACATTCAACCCGCATGGAACTGGCAGACCGCATTTTAGATGACTTAATCCCGGCTTCCCGAAAGCAGGGGGGTGAATTAGCGCGGCGAGCAGCTGATGTCCTGTTGGCGTGGGATAGACAAGCGAATGCAGATTCTAAGGGTGCTGTACTTTTTGCCTCCTGGGCAGAACAGATGAACTTAGATGATAAATCATTTAGCAAACCTTGGAATCTAGACTCTCCACGTACCACTCCAGACGGTTTAGCCGATCCCAACAAAGCAGTTGCAACACTTGAAGCTGTTGCGGGCAAAATTGAAAAAGCTTATGGAAAGCTAGATGTCGCGTGGGGAGATGTTTTCCGGCTGCATGTGGGCGATAAGGATTTGCCTGCTAATGGTGGCGATGGAAGTCTCGGTATTTTCCGCGTCGTCGATTTTGCACCAGGAGCAGAAGGTCGCTTCCAAGCAGTTCAAGGTGATTCGTTCGTCGCTGCTATTGAGTTTTCTCAACCAGTAAAGGCGATGGCGTTGATTGGCTATGGTAATGCAACTCAACCAAATTCGCCCCATGTCGGTGATCAGTTACAGTTGTTCACTGGCAAGCAGTTGCGTCCAGTTTGGCGCGAGCGTCAGGATATTCTAGCGCATTTAGAGGAGCGCAAAGCATTCTGAATGTAACCAGGGTCACTCGCCCTTCGGGCTCAAATTCAAAGTTCAAAGTTCAAAATTCAAAATTAAAGACAATTAGTAGGAGCTTGAACTCTCTACGCTATTGTTGACCACCAAATCAAAGATTATCGTGGGGGCTCTGACCCTCATTAATTAATTCAAAAAAATTCTTCCGGATTGAACTTTGTTCGCCTTTGGCGTGCCCTTTGGGCATATTTTGAATTTTGAATTCAAAAAAGGTCAAAAAGCCTTGATTTCAGGCTTTTTGGCTGTCTGGGATGTTATGCTTATTTACGTGCCTGCTGCACCACTATGTGCTATTGCAATTTTAATATAGGGATATTACTATATCTTAACATTACAGGTGAGATTGATGGATCGTGGGAAAATAGTTGCAATTATCACAGGTGCGGTTTCCATAATTTTGGCACTTGGCTACCTCCTGCTTGTACAACTGCTAGACTTTAGGGGTGAAATGAAACCTGCTCCTATGAGTGAGTCATCGCACCAGTCATCAGTAGTCGCATATATTTTACCAGGAAATGCGCAAGCAATAGTAGAAAAAATCTACTAACTAGTATGGTACCAAGTAGCATTCAAACAAGAGAGAACTTTTGAGATTGAGTGTGAGCGGTGTAAGAATTATAGCTGGCGTTGCAAACAGTGATGGAGAAATAGGTGTTGTCGGCAATAATCCGAGCATCGGTAAGCCGCTAGTTGGGCGCTCAGATCTTGCATCTGCTTTTTCGTCCGCCAAAAAAAATATTGGCTCAAAGCTAAAGTCCGTTAAAACTGACTGGGTAAGTCTTGTAGTCCGTTTTAACTGAGATCTTGCACCCTCCGGGTTCGCCCTTCGGGTAAGCGCAAAGCGCACGCTACGCGTAAGTCCCAAAGGGACACGCTTACGCGTTCGCTCTTAGCGTGCGCTTGCGCTTACGCCCTTGGCGTGCGCTTGCGCTTACGCAGTCGCCTCTGTCGGGAGACCCTCCTGCAGCGCTGTCTCACCAGTCGCTCATGGGGAAACCACGCCAGTTGCTCCACTTGGGGAGACCCCAAGACCGCACTGGCTCCCCAAGACCGCGCTGGCTCACCATTCTCAATAATCGGGAGGCAGAGCCTCCCAACCCTCGTTCCTGGGCTGCAGCCTGGGAACGAGATATCGAGGCTCTGCCTCGTTGTTGATACTGGTGCAAGATCTGAGTTTTTACGGACTTGATATATTAGCCTTGAACTTGAGTTCAAGGCGTAATCACCGCTAAGGTGCAAGATCTCAGGTCATAGATTGCAAACAATAATAACTATTAGAATTTTTGAAACTATAAGAATTTCTTAGAGTAATCATAGATTAATGATTTAGCTGACTTATTCCCCTTTGACATAAATATACGGTAATCTATGATTTAACGAAGATAAAATATAAAATAAAAGTTAAATTTTTCGACTCGCATATCTGTGTTGTCAAAAACAACGGTTTTTCATTGACAACAGCGTCCTGTTGTGCTGCAAATTGAGAGGAGAATTAATGGGTCATTTTCTGCTTGAAAGTGTTTGGTTAGTTCCTTGCTATGCTTTAATGGGGGGGCTTTTAGCTGTCCCTTGGTCTCCAGGAATCATTAAACGCACAGGACCAAGACCAGCAGGTTACATCAATTTGGTCATGACATTTCTTGCGTTTGTTCATTCTGCTTCTGTATTACCAATCACCTGGAATCAAGCGCCATATGAGATATCTATACCTTGGCTGAGTACTGCTGGTTTAAATCTTTCTATTGATTTAGAAATCTCCTCTTTAAGTGTCGGCGCAATGGTTGTCATTACCGGCTTAAATTTGCTGGCACAAATTTTTGCTGTCGGCTACATGGAGATGGACTGGGGCTGGGCACGTTTTTACTCTCTGTTGGGATTGTTTGAAGCTGGGCTGTGCGCCCTTGCATTATGCAATTCTTTGTTTTTCAGTTACGTGATTTTGGAAATCCTAACTTTAGGAACCTACTTATTGGTAGGACTTTGGTTTAGTCAGCCTTTAGTTGTCACAGGCGCTAGAGATGCTTTCTTAACCAAACGGGTAGGAGATTTATTTCTGCTGATGGGAGTTCTGGCAATATGGTCACAAGCTGGAAGTTGGAACTACACCGATTTAGCAGAATGGGCGACTACTGCCAATGTCAACCCAACCTTAATAACATTAACATGTCTGGCATTAATTGCAGGTCCAATGGGTAAGTGTGCCCAGTTTCCCTTGCATCTGTGGTTAGATGAAGCAATGGAAGGACCTGTTCCCAGTACAATTTTACGGAATTCAGTCGTCGTTGCGAGTGGTGCTTGGGTGCTGATTAAACTGCAACCTGTTTTCAGTTTGTCACCAATAGCAACTTCTGCAATGGTAGCTATCGGTGTTGTGACAGCAGTGGGTGGTTCTTTGATTGCGATCGCCCAAGTTGATATCAAACGCTGCTTATCATACTCCGTCAGTACCTACATGGGTTTAGTGTTCATCGCCGTAGGAACACAACAAGACGAAGCAGCACTATTGTTAGTCCTCACCCACGCCTTAGCCTCAGCACTCCTAGTCATGAGTACTGGTGCAATTGTTTGGAACAGCATCACTCAAGATGTCAGTCTTCTGGGGGGACTTTGGTCACGCCGCCCAGTTTCTGGACTAGCATATATAGTAGGGACTCTAGGATTAATTGGGTTTCCACCCTTAGGGGGCTTTTGGGCATTGCTGAAATTAGCTTCAGGACTGTGGACAACAGAACCTTGGCTTGTGGGAGTGCTGATAATAGTCAACACTTTAACAGCCTTCAGCTTAACTAGGGAATTCAGTTTAATATTTGGTGGAAAACCAAAGCAAATGAGCGATCGCTCACCTGAAGTCAGTTGGCAAATGGCTCTACCCACAATCATTTTGCTTGGCTTTACTCTCCATTTACCCCTGGTGTTACAAAGCTTATCACTACTGCCAACTTGGGAAACTCTTAACAAAGATGTCGGACTTCTGTTAATGTGGTCAAGTATTTTTGGCTGCAGCATTGCAAGCGTTGTTTATCTAGGTAACGTCATTCCCAAACCAATTCGCTTCCCTTTAAAACCTTTGCAAGACTTGCTAGCATACGACTTTTACACTCCAAAACTGTATCGGGTGAGCATAGTTTTCACTGTTGCTATGATTTCAAAACTAGCAGACATGATCGACCGCCTCATATTCGATGGAATTGTGAACTTAGTTGGCTTAGTTTCCATATTGAGTGGAGAAGGTTTGAAATATAGCACATCCGGACAAACCCAGTTTTATGCATTCACTGTGCTATTGGGAGTAGGTATATTAGGAATGGTAGTGAGTTGGCAATATTGGGGTTCTGATCTTTTGAATTTGATGTTTTAGTTTCCAGACCTCTTAGTAACATGGGGCGCAAAGCCTTGCGCCCAGAAAAAGCAGTCAACTCACAATTCAAAACTAACCATCCAAAGTTTATACACCAAAAAGTCGTTACAGCGGTTTTCATATGAATAGACCACAAATCGTAGGGGAGCCAGTGCGTTGGAGAGCCAGTACTTGATGAGGGTCTCCCGACCTAGGTATCTGGTGAGACCAGCGCTGCAGGAGGGTCTCCCTCCGTAGGCGACTGGCGAACCCGAAGGGCGTCCGGGTTTCCCGGCTTGTTCGCCTTTGGCGTCTCCCCTTGGGAGATAGCATCTGGTGAGACCAGCGCTGCAGGAGGGTCTCCCTCCGTAGGCGACTGGCGAACCCGAAGGGCGTTGGGCATTGCTCGGAAAAACTTATGTGATAGACATTTGAGATCTTGGTGAGCAATGCCCACCTTACATAAAACCGCTGTCATCTGCGTTTTCAAAAACTTTAGACTTTGATTTTTCATGACATCAAAAAACACCAATTATAAATTTCATAAAAAACAATGAACAATGAACAAGAAGACACCACACTGATAACTGTTAACTGTTAACTGATAAAAAGATAACTAAAAATTCCTCTCTCTTCTCCCTTCCTCTGCGTTCTCTGCATCTGAAGCGGTTTTTTACTCTTTTCTTTAATTACATCACTAACCAATCTATGCTCAGTATCTTAATTTGGCTACCTATTTTAGGAGCCGCCGTCATTAGTTTACTACCTCGTACCATTCCAGCAATAAACATTCGTTTAACAGCCCTAACCGTTACTGGATTAGTTCTTCTTTGGAATATCTTCCTCCTGTTTAAATTTGATATCTCACTTCCTGGAATGCAGTTGCAGGAATACTTACCTTGGAATGAAACCCTTGGTTTAAGTTACCAACTCGGGGTTGATGGACTTTCCATAGTAATGCTGCTATTAAATAGTTTGCTCACTTGGATTGCTATTTACAGCAGCAGCCAACAGACAGAACGTCCCCGACTTTTTTATTCCCTTATCTTATTAGTCAGTGCAGGAGTTGCAGGCGCATTTGCAGCGCAGAATTTATTACTCTTCTTCCTGTTCTACGAACTAGAATTAATACCTTTCTATCTCCTAATTTCCATATGGGGAGGTGAAAAGCGGACTTATGCAGCCATGAAGTTCCTAATTTACACCGCTGTTTCAGGAGCATTAATTCTAGCAACATTTTTGGGTACAGTTTGGCTGAGTGGTTCAACGAGTTTTGATTACAATACACTCTCAACTCAAGCCTTATCAACAACACTGCAAATCATTCTACTTGTAGGAATCGTGCTAGGGTTTGGAATCAAAATTCCCCTGGTTCCCTTACACACTTGGTTACCAGATGCTTACGTTGAAGCCTCAGCCCCGATTGCGATTCTTCTTGGTGGAGTGCTGGCAAAGTTAGGAACTTATGGCGTTTTGCGATTTGGGATGGCGCTATTTCCCGAAGCTTGGAGTATTCTTGCACCCAGCTTAGCAACTTGGGGGGCAATTAGTGCTATATACGGGGCAGTCACAGCGATCGCTCAAAAAGACATCAAGCGCATGGTTGCATATAGTTCCATTGGGCACATGGGATATATATTGTTAGCAGCAGCAGCTAGTACTTCTTTAGCATTGATTGGTGCGATCGCCCAAATGTTCAGCCACGGTATTATCCTCGCCATCCTCTTCCATCTTATAGGAGTTGTAGAAGCCAAAGTCGGAACCCGTGAATTGGATAAACTCAATGGCTTAATGAGTCCTATACGCGGATTACCCCTAACGAGTGCTTTACTCATTTTAGGAGGTATGGCAAGTGCTGGTATTCCTGGTATGACAGGATTTATTGCTGAATTTATCGTGTTTCAAGGCAGTTTCTCCGTTTTTCCTATACCAACACTATTGTGTGTCGTCGCCAGTGGCTTAACCGCAGTCTACTTTGTCATCCTGCTTAACCGTACCTGTTTTGGCAAACTTGACAACGACTTAGCTTATTATCCTAAAGTTTTATGGTCTGAGAAAATACCAGCTTTTATCTTAGCTGTCCTCATCTTGTTTTTGGGAGTACAACCGAGTTGGTTAGTGCGTTGGAGTGAACCAACAAGTACAGCAATAGTTGCGGCTATTCCTCCTATTGAAAAAACCGTAACGACTCAAGTCGCTCTCGATCAATAAACTTCCTTTGAAAGTCTACTTTTGTCCCTTGTTATAAACGTCGTTCATGGTGTTTCTTGCAAAAGTCTATTGTATAAATAGGACTTACGCAAGAACTCTCTCAAACTCTTATTCCTTTGCGCCCTTGGCGCATAGGGCGCACGCTACGCTAAGGCGTCCTACCCTGCGGGAAGCCCTTCGGGTAAGCGCAAAGCGCACGCTACGCGTTCGCCCTCTGGGCGTGCGCTTACGCTTACGCAGTCGCCTAGGTCGGGAAAGCCGTCATTCGCGCTGTCTCACCGCTGCGCGTCTAGGCGGTTCGTTTTTCATAATCTTGCCCAAGCCTTGATGAAGAGGAAATAAAAATGGTACAAACTCCAAACAAAACCGAAGCCAAATTACCACCTTCCACCCATGAATTTGCAGAAGTGATTCATCGGTTAGAAGCAGGTGGTGCAATGTTGCCCGACACGCCAGAAAACTTAATGCAAATCATCGGTCTTTACAAAGCTTATGCAGTACCGATGGACTTTTACTGGCGCGACTTATTATATATTGCTGAGCAGGTATTTATAGATCCATTTCCCTTTTTTAAATACTTCATTTCTCAGGAGTATTTAGAACGTCACAATCATTATGCTGGTGATGATGCTGAGTTGAGAGTTTGGCGCGGTGAGGCGACTGCTCATCCGGAACTCTTAGCATTTATGCAAAAGGGTGAAACCTTCAAAATGCCTAAATTATTGCATCACTTATTCCATGATCGAATTAACATGGAATTTGCCGAAGCTTGTATGCGAGCAATGCTTTGGCATAGAGGAATGGGTGGAAAATTTGACCCTTATCTGGATACTGAAGAATACAAAGTGAATGCCGATAGGGCAATCAAAGCTTACTTCAAAGGTAACCCATTCATGTTGGGACTCTACAAACTGTTCCCAGATATGTTTATAGAACAGTGTCGTCAAATGTCTTACTATGCTAATCTGGGTTTGTTCTGGGAAATCATGGCTCCCGTGTTTTTTGAAATGTCAGACTTATATGACGAAGGGAAAATTACGAGTGTCCCAGAGGCGATGAATTTCTTGGTGAATGGAATTCTTGCAGTCGCAAGTCGTCCTATTTATCATAACGTTTACATCCGTGGCGAATGCTACGAAATCGTTCCCAAATCTAAAGGCTTTGTCTGGCTTCACGAAGCTGCATTACCTTATGTGGAAGCTGTTTTTTACCGTACTGCTCCCTTCCGGGGTACAAAATCTTATAATGCTCAAGCAGGACAAGTGCCAACAGATCAAAAAGACTTTCACTACGGAATTCTTTATGCAGATGTCTTTCCTGTAGGTACCGCAGGTATTCCACCAACACTGCTCATGCAAGATATGTTGCATTTCTTGCCACCTTATCTTGTTGATTACTACAAGAATTATTGCCGAGGCGAAGAAGATACGTTGATTCAGTTGGGAGTGAGTTTCCAACGTTCAATGTACTGCGTCACTTCTGCAGTGATTCAAGCATTACGAACAGCACTTTTACATCCTTTAGATGACGAAAATCCCGAACATTTACAAGCAAATCGGGACTTTTTTGAAACTCAGTTAAATCGTTTTACTCGTCCTGAGTATGGTATTCGTAATGCTGCTCGTCTGCGGGATATTCAGAGTCAGGATTATAGGTAAGCTAACCCCCGGCTGTTCGCGCAGCGTGCCCCTTCGGGCATAGCGCGGGGGCTTTCGCCACTTACCACGATCCAGAACGGTGATTTGTAGTGCGCTCACAAAACTAATCATGTGATATCCTTTGGACGGATTTTCGTTTTTATCCGCGAAAAGACTACCACCAAATGAAGTATAGCAGTTGCCAGGTAGATTAGGACATCAACTAATGAGAAAACACTGAAACCACGGGACAATTCCCAGCCTGCTCCCTGCTATACCATTATGGCATGAGTCTTTTAGCGGAACTAAATAAAATAGGGAGCAAGATACTCCCTATACCGTTATCTACGAATTTTGTCAAGTCTGATTGATGAGTTCTTATTCCTGTCTTGTGCAAAAACCTTAAAACTCTCTCCTCAAGCTATGCCATTTAAGGTTTTTGGCTCATAACTCAGTGACGCTGCTCTTGGTCGCTTGATCAAATAGATTGAAAATCTGGTGACAAATCTGTCTCAATTTCTCTTGAGCTTCTGGCAAAGGTGGCGTAACACCCCAAAATTCCCAAGATCCTGTGGTTGCAAATCGCCACAACTGCCCCATGTAGTCATGTCCAGACAGTTCCACTCCCACAACTCGTTGTGTCTGAATTTGTGCCTCTTTGGATAGTCGGATTTGCATCAAAATACTATAGCTTTGGCAAAGGAAACTGCGTTTAGAAAAGTGAAAGGCAAGATCCACCGAATGCGGATCATCAAATTTTTCGGTTTCTGAATTCTTTAACCATGGGCTTAG
This portion of the Brasilonema sennae CENA114 genome encodes:
- a CDS encoding acylase gives rise to the protein MGHLHKTLARKPFRLLAFLLGIIFALVLGCQTSAQLSNSTEILWDTYGIPHIYGKDTRSAFQAFGWAQMQSHGNLLLRLYGQARGRAAEYWGEKYLESDRWVQTMGVPERASSWYKAQNPTFRNYLDGFAAGINAYAKEHADKLDDEVEVVLPVKGEDVLAHLNRVLHFTFIVDPQSVAGVAKQESKAGSNGWAIAPSHSESGKAMLLANPHLPWSDLFLWYEAQLKTPDIDAYGATLVGIPVLAIAFNNNLGWTHTVNTYDGWDTYSLKLAENGYRFDGKVRPFETKTLSLKVKQSNGTLTEQPLIVKRSVHGPVVTQKDGSALALRVAGLDRPGVLEQWWDMARSQNLTQFQSVLKRLQLPMFTVMYADKDGHIMHLFNGDVPIRSQGDFKYWEGIIPGDTSKTLWTKIHPYQDLPRVIDPKSGWLQNTNDPPWTTTYPTAIKANNYPAYMAPSSLDFPGKFRTERSIRMLSEDDKISFDEMVQYKHSTRMELADRILDDLIPASRKQGGELARRAADVLLAWDRQANADSKGAVLFASWAEQMNLDDKSFSKPWNLDSPRTTPDGLADPNKAVATLEAVAGKIEKAYGKLDVAWGDVFRLHVGDKDLPANGGDGSLGIFRVVDFAPGAEGRFQAVQGDSFVAAIEFSQPVKAMALIGYGNATQPNSPHVGDQLQLFTGKQLRPVWRERQDILAHLEERKAF
- a CDS encoding NAD(P)H-quinone oxidoreductase subunit F, coding for MGHFLLESVWLVPCYALMGGLLAVPWSPGIIKRTGPRPAGYINLVMTFLAFVHSASVLPITWNQAPYEISIPWLSTAGLNLSIDLEISSLSVGAMVVITGLNLLAQIFAVGYMEMDWGWARFYSLLGLFEAGLCALALCNSLFFSYVILEILTLGTYLLVGLWFSQPLVVTGARDAFLTKRVGDLFLLMGVLAIWSQAGSWNYTDLAEWATTANVNPTLITLTCLALIAGPMGKCAQFPLHLWLDEAMEGPVPSTILRNSVVVASGAWVLIKLQPVFSLSPIATSAMVAIGVVTAVGGSLIAIAQVDIKRCLSYSVSTYMGLVFIAVGTQQDEAALLLVLTHALASALLVMSTGAIVWNSITQDVSLLGGLWSRRPVSGLAYIVGTLGLIGFPPLGGFWALLKLASGLWTTEPWLVGVLIIVNTLTAFSLTREFSLIFGGKPKQMSDRSPEVSWQMALPTIILLGFTLHLPLVLQSLSLLPTWETLNKDVGLLLMWSSIFGCSIASVVYLGNVIPKPIRFPLKPLQDLLAYDFYTPKLYRVSIVFTVAMISKLADMIDRLIFDGIVNLVGLVSILSGEGLKYSTSGQTQFYAFTVLLGVGILGMVVSWQYWGSDLLNLMF
- a CDS encoding NADH-quinone oxidoreductase subunit M — translated: MLSILIWLPILGAAVISLLPRTIPAINIRLTALTVTGLVLLWNIFLLFKFDISLPGMQLQEYLPWNETLGLSYQLGVDGLSIVMLLLNSLLTWIAIYSSSQQTERPRLFYSLILLVSAGVAGAFAAQNLLLFFLFYELELIPFYLLISIWGGEKRTYAAMKFLIYTAVSGALILATFLGTVWLSGSTSFDYNTLSTQALSTTLQIILLVGIVLGFGIKIPLVPLHTWLPDAYVEASAPIAILLGGVLAKLGTYGVLRFGMALFPEAWSILAPSLATWGAISAIYGAVTAIAQKDIKRMVAYSSIGHMGYILLAAAASTSLALIGAIAQMFSHGIILAILFHLIGVVEAKVGTRELDKLNGLMSPIRGLPLTSALLILGGMASAGIPGMTGFIAEFIVFQGSFSVFPIPTLLCVVASGLTAVYFVILLNRTCFGKLDNDLAYYPKVLWSEKIPAFILAVLILFLGVQPSWLVRWSEPTSTAIVAAIPPIEKTVTTQVALDQ
- a CDS encoding CO2 hydration protein, which produces MVQTPNKTEAKLPPSTHEFAEVIHRLEAGGAMLPDTPENLMQIIGLYKAYAVPMDFYWRDLLYIAEQVFIDPFPFFKYFISQEYLERHNHYAGDDAELRVWRGEATAHPELLAFMQKGETFKMPKLLHHLFHDRINMEFAEACMRAMLWHRGMGGKFDPYLDTEEYKVNADRAIKAYFKGNPFMLGLYKLFPDMFIEQCRQMSYYANLGLFWEIMAPVFFEMSDLYDEGKITSVPEAMNFLVNGILAVASRPIYHNVYIRGECYEIVPKSKGFVWLHEAALPYVEAVFYRTAPFRGTKSYNAQAGQVPTDQKDFHYGILYADVFPVGTAGIPPTLLMQDMLHFLPPYLVDYYKNYCRGEEDTLIQLGVSFQRSMYCVTSAVIQALRTALLHPLDDENPEHLQANRDFFETQLNRFTRPEYGIRNAARLRDIQSQDYR